Part of the Shewanella eurypsychrophilus genome is shown below.
CTTCTTATTATCATTTTGTTGTTAAACAGTAACTTAGTGTGTGGAATTTATTTCCCTTGGTAAGGCTAACTAAGCAACGAATTTTTAGCAGTTGTTTTAGCTGCTTTATGTGAACTCGATCTGACTATTTCTTTAGGGGTAGATAAAAAGTGACTTTTTCAGTCGATTTTAAGCCTAAAATCAGTTTTAGAGCAGAGTTACCCCTGTGATGTTAACGTGATGTGAGTGTTGCTTTTCTTCGCTGTGAAAGTGTAGGTCTATGTGTTTTTTATTCGTCGGTAAGTTGTGGTTTATAAAAATGGTCATTGAGATGTATTTATACCGATTGGTTTTAGGAAGTGACTCTCAAGATATCAAGTTGACCAACTAGATATTTCAGAAGGTATTGTAGGGGAAGGTATTTATGTCAAAAATAAAAAAGCAGGAAGATTAACTTCCTGCTTTTAGTGACTAAATTAAACTATTTTCGTAGCTCGTAGCTCGTAGCTCGTAGCTCGTAGCTCGTAGCTCGTAGCTCGTAGCTATTAACTAATAACCGTTAATAGTTAGTTGGATGAACTTTATCAACACCGAATGACTTTCCTTCGGCGTGACAAGTTGCACAGCTTTCAGTGCCGTCATAAGTGCCAATAGGGGCACCGTAAACACCACCATTGCTCTCAACATGGCCTCTTAGGGAATCACTATTTTTGGTATGACAGCCAGCACAAGTTGCAGCAATAGGTGAGAACTCAACCGCATCACCGCGCTCAGTAGCACCTTCTCTTGCTGTGATGGTTGCTGGTAAGCTATGTAGCTCTTTCATCTCTAACTGGCCTTTATCATGACAAGTTGAACAGTCACCATAGTGGTTAGGGAATGTGATCGAGTCTACATCTTTATCACCATAAGACTTTGTACGCTTACTTGCATGAAGCGTATGTACAAGGTTGCGATAATCAAGAGTATTATTTAGCTGACGGAATGGCTGAATATCACCTGGTGTATGCTTCGAAGTTGCGTTCAGATACATAGTCATCTTGCTGTTATGGCAACTCGCACAGTTGCCATCAGTAAAGCTGGTCGCAGTAACTGGTGAGTGACATGCACCACAGCCAGAGTCTGATGGATTGCTATTACGGTTGTGAACGGCTTTGATGTCGAATTCACCTTCATGACAGCTAATACACTTAGCTTCAGAGGCTGCGTCTCTACGGTTTTCAGTTGCACCAAATACCGTACTTTCAGCAACGAGAGTGACTTCTAGCAGTTCAATTTCATTCTCATCACCTGCGGCCACTTCACAAGAAGTTAGCACTTGGCTCATTTTATCCGTACATACAATAGCTTTAGCCATAAGCATGCCTGAATGAGCGACACCAAAGTCATTGGCATTGATATTCTCAATAGTGAACTTGGTTGAGAATGCAGACTCTTCAGCTGAAACATTAGCATTTGATACTAGATCCCAGACTTTGCGAGACTGGTTATTTGCCACTTCACTGGTGAAATCGTTATCGACTTCGCCTGCTGCTGTTAACCATACATTGGCAACATTATCGGCAAACACGCTCTCTAAACCTTTATGGCTTAATGTGAATGTCATCGTCGATGCTTCACCCTCAACAAGCAGTGATGCATTAGTCAGCGCTAATTCGATGTCAGAGATGATTTGATCACGAGTGTTGGTATGAGCCATATGGAATATAGCTGCCCCTTGTGGGTTGCTATCGTCAGCATGACAGCTTGAACAAGACTGGTTTTCAAACACACCACGGACATCGGCACCTGCAACTCCATCGGTTTCTGGGTCGGCATAATAGTGGAAATAGTTGCCGACAAAACCGCGATCTTTGTTATCACCTGGAGGTGTTAGCCACTGTACATTATCGACAGGGTTGAAGTCAGCCATATGACATGACGCGCAAGCTTCTTGGCGATGGAACTGGAAGTTCTCGGCTTGAGCTGGAGAGTGTTCCTCATTGATATGACAAGTCTGACAATTGCCCATATCTGTTGGGAAGGTGGTATCAGTGTAATCGTGTACACTACCGCCGTAACCAGCCATTAGGTAGGTGCCATCATGGATGCGATGAAGCATTGAACCAAAGTCGATTGTCGCACCTGTTTCAGGATCGCCTGAATAGGAGGTATGACATACAACGCAGTTTTCAATCTCAATACGCTTGCTGCCATGCATCATTAACTTAGGTGCCCAAGCGTGTTCGTAATCATCACTGTGACAACGGATACATGAGTCTTGTAGATCAACTAAGTTACGCGTCTCATCTGCTTCGGCTGCACGGTCAAGTGCAGGCACAAAATCATAGTGAGTATTAACAAGCGTCGCTGAACTCAATGTGCTCGTTGGCTTTAGCTCTAATGTGACACGGTGAGTGAGCTCGCCATTGAACTCAGTATTAACAGCTTCAATCTGCTCATACTCTGATAATGTCTTCGAGAAGGTGTAGCGGTAAGTACCATGATCAAGTACTTCAATACACTCAGTTTTACAACTTGTCTCAATATTGGCTTGGATTTGATCGCCAGCGAGGTGGGTGTAGCCTTCTGGGATGTGATCAGGATTAGCACTTTTTACAGTGTTGATGTAGCTGGTCCATTGAGTAGGCTTTATTCCCTTGAACTGCTCGGGTGTGACTGGCTGACCGACGCTGTGCATGTCGCGTTTTTGCAGTGCATCAAGCTTTGCAATCCCGAAACCTAGGGTATTAATGTCTGTAAACTCTTCTAGGCCAAAGACTGGCACACCATTGGCGTTTAGCAGCTCAAAATCTACTGCAATAAGACCTTCATTGACTGTTGCATGTAGAATATTAGCGTTGAGGCTAGTGGCTTGCTGGATATCAACGCCAACCTTGCCATCTTCGCCGTCTGAACCATCTTGGCCGTCGCTACCACCACAACCAACCAGTGCAAATGATAATGCACCTATGCCGATTGCGGATTTTATAGCGGTACTAATTGGATACCGTTTCATCATTGTTTCCCCTGCATGAGATTGTGTCTCAGAGCGACAAGTTAGCTACATCGCTATGCGTTAGCTCTGAGTTTCTCTGGTTTTTATTTGAACTTTGCTTATGTTCAGATTTTTTGATGAGGAGTGGGATGTCTATTTGCTATTGCCTCAAATATTAATCAGCACCTCATAATGATCTTACCCAAAAGAGGTAGTATCAGAGAAAGGGCATATTATGAATTGTGAGGAATGTCAGGTTACTTTGTTTGCACTTGTTAAGTTTGTGAAAACTCCAATTAATCAACGGCTAACCTCTTGATTGGATAGAGCTGGAGGCAAAATTAATCTTGGTTTAAGTTACTGTGTTAAGTTATTAATTCAACCTTAAGTTAGCTAGAAATTTAGACGTGAAACTTGATTTTGATCAAATTTGAATAGAGTAAAATATAAGCTGATTATCAAGGGTTTAACAAATGAGACGCTGAGTTGTTAATGTATGGTTTTGTGAATATGTAATTGCGTGACACTTTCAGTATTTTTATTAAAAGGGATAATGAGACAATGCAATAAAATAACAAATAAAAGCGGCACTTAACGCACCGCTCTTACTTGGTAAAACTTATAGACTCACAATGAGGCTCTGTTTATTACCAATTCACAGGATGAACGGCATCGACACCACTCGTTTTACCTTCAGCATGACAAGTTGCACAGCTTTCACTACCGGGTACATAGCTGCCTCTGGTGTCATTAGCTGCACCGCCGTTAGCACGTATATGGGCGACTAATGAATCTTTGGTACCGTGACAGCTCACACATGTCGACGCAATCGGTGAAAACTCAACAGGGCCTAAAATAGAGTCTGTTGATGGTGTTGCGACCATAGCGCTCAATCCGTCCATCTTTAACTGACCTTTATCATGACATACAGCGCAGTTGCCATAATGTTCAGGGAAAGTGACTGGATCTTGGCTTGAGCGCTTACTGGCATGGTGAGCGTGAATACGTACTTTAAAGTCAATATGATCAACAATTGATTTTGAATCAGCGCCTGAACGTGTCGGGTTATGACACATCTGACATTCGCCTTCAAAGTTGCTGTAACTGCCACTGTGTTTGAAATCGATACCAAATTTACCGATAAACTTCTCATCATGGCAATTGGCACAGGTTTCGTTACTAACGACCACTCTTCTAGCCATCACACTGTCATCCCCATTGAGATTGAAAGCGATTAGCTCGCCAGTGATCACCGCAGGGTTAATTGACTCGTCGGTGCCAGTACCACAGACAACGCCCATTAAACTATCTCTGTCGACACACATCTTAGTCGAGATAACACCTGTTGCTGCTTGGCTGGCATCGGGGGTTAGTGACGTAGCTATTGTGTATCGATACACCCCATCACTGACGGTGGTAGGCGTGAGTGAACGCAAGTCTACTTTTTGAGTTCCTGTGCCAAAGTCTATCTCATTACCAAAACCAAAATAGATGGCGCTTAGAGAGATGCGAGCATCCGCATCTGGGCTCATTACAGTAGATGTAAGTGATGAATCTATAAATACGACATCAAAC
Proteins encoded:
- a CDS encoding OmcA/MtrC family decaheme c-type cytochrome, which codes for MMKRYPISTAIKSAIGIGALSFALVGCGGSDGQDGSDGEDGKVGVDIQQATSLNANILHATVNEGLIAVDFELLNANGVPVFGLEEFTDINTLGFGIAKLDALQKRDMHSVGQPVTPEQFKGIKPTQWTSYINTVKSANPDHIPEGYTHLAGDQIQANIETSCKTECIEVLDHGTYRYTFSKTLSEYEQIEAVNTEFNGELTHRVTLELKPTSTLSSATLVNTHYDFVPALDRAAEADETRNLVDLQDSCIRCHSDDYEHAWAPKLMMHGSKRIEIENCVVCHTSYSGDPETGATIDFGSMLHRIHDGTYLMAGYGGSVHDYTDTTFPTDMGNCQTCHINEEHSPAQAENFQFHRQEACASCHMADFNPVDNVQWLTPPGDNKDRGFVGNYFHYYADPETDGVAGADVRGVFENQSCSSCHADDSNPQGAAIFHMAHTNTRDQIISDIELALTNASLLVEGEASTMTFTLSHKGLESVFADNVANVWLTAAGEVDNDFTSEVANNQSRKVWDLVSNANVSAEESAFSTKFTIENINANDFGVAHSGMLMAKAIVCTDKMSQVLTSCEVAAGDENEIELLEVTLVAESTVFGATENRRDAASEAKCISCHEGEFDIKAVHNRNSNPSDSGCGACHSPVTATSFTDGNCASCHNSKMTMYLNATSKHTPGDIQPFRQLNNTLDYRNLVHTLHASKRTKSYGDKDVDSITFPNHYGDCSTCHDKGQLEMKELHSLPATITAREGATERGDAVEFSPIAATCAGCHTKNSDSLRGHVESNGGVYGAPIGTYDGTESCATCHAEGKSFGVDKVHPTNY